One window of Flavobacteriales bacterium genomic DNA carries:
- the prmA gene encoding 50S ribosomal protein L11 methyltransferase: MNYMEVICQVAPREPWADLLIDELASMGFESFEETELGFNAYVAGNELGFDLQRHLKEIDDERFTFSYEIREVGGKNWNEEWEKNFHPIWVEQKLLIRAPFHSASPDGEELVIMPRMSFGTGHHASTWLMLAEMMTEDFTNQEGLDMGCGTGILGIYASKKGAKSVLAVDNYPDAVSNAKDNILENRVTGVIAEVGDIDRLENTHFDFILANINRNVLLEHMPVYATCLRENRSLFTSGFLVKDLLEIYHRALSFGLQLRAIREKQNWVMARFEKRPV, translated from the coding sequence ATGAATTATATGGAGGTTATATGTCAGGTAGCCCCAAGGGAACCTTGGGCTGACTTGCTCATTGATGAGCTTGCTTCCATGGGCTTTGAGTCATTTGAGGAAACTGAGTTGGGTTTTAACGCATATGTTGCGGGAAATGAACTTGGATTTGATCTTCAAAGACACCTGAAGGAAATCGATGATGAAAGGTTTACCTTTTCCTATGAGATCCGGGAAGTTGGAGGGAAGAACTGGAATGAAGAGTGGGAGAAGAATTTTCATCCGATCTGGGTAGAACAAAAATTGCTAATCCGTGCTCCTTTTCATTCTGCCAGTCCCGATGGTGAGGAACTGGTGATAATGCCGCGCATGTCCTTTGGAACAGGACATCATGCCAGTACTTGGCTCATGCTGGCGGAAATGATGACCGAAGATTTCACCAACCAGGAAGGCCTGGACATGGGATGCGGTACCGGAATACTTGGGATATATGCTTCAAAAAAAGGTGCAAAATCTGTATTGGCTGTGGATAACTATCCGGATGCAGTATCCAATGCGAAAGATAATATCCTTGAAAATAGGGTCACAGGTGTGATTGCAGAGGTTGGTGACATCGACCGGTTGGAGAATACCCACTTTGATTTTATCTTAGCCAACATCAACCGGAATGTGCTTTTGGAACATATGCCAGTATATGCAACATGCCTTAGAGAAAACAGGTCTTTATTCACAAGTGGTTTCCTGGTGAAAGACCTGCTTGAAATCTACCACAGGGCACTGTCATTTGGGCTTCAATTGAGGGCAATCCGGGAAAAACAAAACTGGGTGATGGCCCGTTTTGAAAAAAGACCGGTGTAG
- a CDS encoding triose-phosphate isomerase, with amino-acid sequence MRQQLVAGNWKMNKNLQEGLQLAREVIQQAGQYNQVTVLLAPPYIHLPGIFEMLGGNANLKLAAQNCHDEAHGAYTGEVSASMLSSVGCSHVIIGHSERRQYAGETDAILARKVDRVLENDLVPIFCCGEDLQQRESDKHQEVVQSQLSKGLYHLSSEDMAGMIIAYEPVWAIGTGKTASPEQAQEMHAFIRQSISDRYGSNVAQQVTILYGGSCNPGNAKELFAMEDVDGGLIGGASLKASDFSEVIQALHP; translated from the coding sequence ATGAGACAACAATTGGTAGCCGGCAACTGGAAGATGAATAAAAATCTTCAGGAAGGATTGCAGCTGGCGAGGGAGGTCATTCAACAAGCCGGGCAATATAACCAGGTGACGGTATTGCTTGCACCCCCTTACATACATCTTCCAGGCATTTTTGAAATGCTTGGAGGCAACGCTAATTTAAAACTTGCCGCACAAAATTGTCATGATGAGGCCCACGGAGCTTATACGGGTGAGGTCTCGGCATCCATGTTATCATCTGTCGGTTGTAGCCATGTAATCATTGGTCATTCTGAACGCCGGCAATACGCCGGTGAAACCGATGCCATACTTGCACGTAAAGTAGATCGGGTATTGGAAAATGATCTTGTTCCTATCTTTTGTTGTGGAGAAGACCTGCAGCAGCGTGAGTCAGACAAGCATCAGGAAGTTGTTCAATCTCAATTAAGCAAAGGATTATATCACCTTAGCTCGGAGGATATGGCAGGTATGATCATAGCATATGAACCGGTTTGGGCAATAGGCACCGGTAAAACGGCAAGCCCTGAACAGGCACAGGAAATGCACGCATTTATACGTCAATCCATTTCTGATCGTTATGGGAGCAATGTTGCCCAACAGGTGACAATATTATACGGTGGCAGCTGCAATCCTGGCAATGCAAAGGAATTGTTTGCCATGGAGGATGTAGATGGAGGATTGATAGGTGGCGCATCACTGAAGGCCTCTGATTTTTCTGAGGTGATTCAGGCACTGCATCCCTAA